The window CTCGCGCCGCTCGCCGCCGGGCATCAGGCCTTCGCTGCCGACGACGGCTCGGGCGTCGTGCGGATCTTCTCGCGCCCGCGGCGGGACGAGGCCGAGATCGGCACGCGCGTCCTCCACGAGGAGGTGCTGGCCGGCGTCTTCGGCCTCGACGAGGCCGCCGTGCGCGACGGCGCCGTGGCCTTCCCGAAGCAGCCCCTCGACGCCGCCCGCGAGGTGCGCGCCGGGCGCGGCACGGTGGCGCTCTACCTGAACGCCCTGCGCCCGGCCGACGTGTTCCGCGTGACGGCCGCCGGCGAGGTGCTGCCCCAGAAGTCCACCTACTTCCACCCGAAGCTCCCCACCGGCCTGTGCTTCCGCCTGCTCGACGAGGGCCCGCCGTGAGGCGCCGCGGGCGGCGCGAGCCGCGCCGGGTGGGCGACGTCGTCGGCACGGTGCTCGAGGACCTCGGCCTCGAGGGCGCCTCGGCGGTCCTGCGCATCGCCGAGCGCTGGGAGGCCGTGGTGGGGCCCGAGGTGGCTCGCCACTGCCAGCCCGAGCGGCTCCAGGGGACGGTCCTCGAGGCCACCGTCGACACGAGCGTCTGGTGCCAGCAGCTCCAGCTCCACCGGCCGGCCATCCTGGCGGCGCTGCGCCGCGAGCTCGGCCCCGCGGCGCCCACCGACCTGCGCCTGCGCGTCGGCTAGATTCCCCGCGTCCCGCGCCCGTACGGAGAGCCCCCATGACGCACGACCACGTCGAGGGCGGTGCCGGCGAGGCGTCCGATGAGCGGGCCCCCGCCGGGCAGCACTGCGACTTCTGTGGCTCCACCGTGGCGGTGGTCCGCCGCGTCGCCCTCGACCACGACTACGACCGGCTCCAGACCCCCCACCGGGAGCTCTACGCCTGCGATCCCTGCTCGCAGCGCAAGGAGCGCCGGAGGCTCGGGCTCGGGTAGCTTGCCTCCGTTTCGGCGCTCGCCTAACTTGCGCGACCGCTTCCACCCCCGGGGCAGCCGCCCTCGGGCGGCAGCTCTCCTCGTGACCTCCAGGAGCCCGAGCAGATGGTGAAGATCCGGCTCTCGCGTGCCGGCGCGAAGAAGCGCCCCTTCTATCGCATCGTCGCGATCGACGAGCGCAGGCGGCGCGACGGGCGCCCGCTCGAGTTCCTCGGCACCTACGACCCGATCGCGCGGCCGAAGGCGATCGACCTCGACGCCGCGAAGGTCGAGGCGTGGGTGCGCAAGGGCGCGCAGGTGAGCGACACCGTGGCGGCGCTGCTGCGCGAGCAGCGCCGGCGCCCGGCGCCGGCCGCGGCGCCGGCGAGCTAGGGGCCGGCCGTGGCGGAGCGGGGCAGCGCAGCGGAGCTCGTCGAGTACGTCGCGAAGGCGATCGTCTCCGATGCGGGGGCGGTGAAGGTGCACGAGCCCGAGCCGGACCTGCTCGAGCTCGAGACGGCGCCCGACGACCGCGGGCGCGTGATCGGGCGCCAGGGACGGGTCGCGAAGGCGATGCGCGTGGTGCTGGCGGCGTCGGCGGCCGGCGCGGACTGCCGGCTCGAGATCGTCGACTAGCCGCGCGCGGCACCTGTGGAGCGGGCCGCCGGGAGCGGGTTCGTCGAGCTGGGAGAGGTGATCGGAGCGCACGGGACGGCGGGCGAGCTGCGGGTCGCGGTGCTGGGCGACGGACCCACCAACCTGACGAACCTACGCTCCCTGGTGTTGATCGGGCCGGACCGGGCTCCGGTGCCGGGCGAGAGGGAGGCCGAGCGGGAGGTCGAGAGCGCGCGGGCGGGCCGCCCCGGCGAGGTGCGGCTGCGGCTGCGCGGGGTCGGGAGCCGCGAGGCGGCCCAGGCCCTGGCGGGGCTGCGGGTCGCAGCCCGGCCCGAGCAGCTCGAGCCCCTGCGGGAGGGAGAGCACTACTGGTTCCAGCTCGTCGGCTGCGCGGTGGAGGCGCACGACGGGCGCGCGCTCGGCACGGTCCGGGCGCTCTGGGAGACGGGGGCGGCCGACGTCCTCGTGGTCGAGGACGAGAGCGGGCGGGAGATCCTGCTGCCGGCGGCGGCGGACCTGCTGCGGGAGGTGGACGTCGAGCGGGGGCGGATCGTGATCGAGGTGCCGGAGGGCTTGCTGGACCCCCTCTGAGCGTGGGAAGGCCGGGACCGTGCGCATCGACGTGGTGACGATCTTCCCGGGTCTCTTCGAGCCCTTCCGCTCGACCTCGCTGCTCGGCGCCGCCTGCGAACGAGGGCTCGTGGACCTGCGGGTCCACGACCTGCGCGATTGGACCGGGGACCGACACCGCACGGTGGACGATGCACCCTACGGCGGCGGGCCCGGGATGGTGATGAAGCCGGAGCCCCTGGTCGAGGCGATCGAGGCCCTGGCAGGACCGAAAGGAGACACGAGAAGCGCCCGCGTCCTCCTGCTCTCGCCCCAGGGCCGGCCCTTCGGCCAGGCCCGGGCCGAGGCGCTCGCGCACGAGCTCCACCTGGTGCTGGTGTGCGGGCGCTACGAGGGGGTGGACCAGCGGGTGATCGAGCTCGCGGTGGACGAGGAGGTCTCGATCGGCGACTACGTGCTGGCGGGCGGCGAGCTCCCGGCGCTGGTCGTCGTCGAGGCGGTGACGCGGCTGCTGCCCGGAGTCATGGGGAACCCCGACTCGGCCGGGAGCGAGTCCTTCCAGGCCTCCGGCGAGGGGCGGCTGCTCGAAGGGCCGCACTACACGCGGCCGCAGGAATACCGGGGCCTCGAGGTCCCGGCCGTGCTTCGATCGGGCGATCACGCGGCGATCGCCCGCTGGCGCGCCGAGCGCGCGCGAGAGACGACGAGAAGGCGACGGCCCGAGCTGCTCGGGAACGGGCGCGGAGAGGATCAGCGATGAATCGACTCGACGGCGTCGAAGGCCCCTCGCTTCGCAAGGACCACCCCCCGTTCCGGCCCGGCGACACGCTGCGCGTCCACGTGCGCGTGAAGGAGGGCGAGAAGGAGCGCATCCAGATGTTCGAAGGGGTGTGCATCCGCCGGCGCGGCAACGGCATCTCCGAGACCTTCACCGTGCGCAAGGTCTCCTACGGCGTCGGCGTCGAGCGCATCTTCCCGGTCCACGCCCCCGTCGTCGAGAAGGTGGAGATCAAGAGCCGCGGCCACGTGCGCCGCGCGCGGCTCTACTTCCTGCGCGACCTGCAGGGCAAGAAGGCCCGCCTGCGCTCGAAGATCCGCGACCTCTCGGCCCTGGTGGCCCCCGAGGTCACCGAGGCGGGCACCGCCGCCGAGGCCGCCGACGCCGAGGCTGCCGCCGCCGCCGAGACCGCGGCCGAGGCGCCCCCCGCCGAGCCCGGCGAGTAGCGCCGGCGCGCGGATCCGCGCGGCGAGCCCCGAGGACCCTGCGCCACGAGCCCCGGGCGCGCCGGCCCGTCTCGACCACCGATCGAATGCTCAATATAATAGTCAGTAAGTCCGATATCGCCTGTTCTAGTGAGCTTTCGTCATGGCCAAGGAACGCCTCGCCTCCCGTCTTCCGATTCCGGTCCGCCGGGTGCTTCGCACGCTGGGACGGGACATCAAGGACGCCCGGCTCCGGCGCCGGATCCCCACCACGCTGATGGCCGCACGCGCCTCGATCAGCCGGGTGACGCTCGCCAAGGTGGAGAAGGGCGACCCGGGCGTTGCGCTCGGCAACTACGCCCTGGTGCTCTTCGTGCTGGGCCTGGCCGACCGTCTCGCCGAGCTCGCGGATCCACGCGCCGACGTCGTCGGGCTCGAGCTCGAGGAAGAACGCCTGCCCAAGCGCATCCGCTTGCCGCGCAAGCCGCTCCCGCCCGGCTGAGCGGGAGCGCCATGGAGACCGGAGTCCTCGTCTACGTCGATCTCGAAGGCACGCCCTGCTTTGCGGGACGCCTGTGGGCGCGAACCCGCAAGCGCCGGGAGAGCGCGAGCTTCGAGTACGACCGCAGCTGGCTCGAGCGCCCGGAGCGCTTCTCTCTGGAGCCGGCGCTCACGCTCGGCCCCGGGCCCTTCCATGCCCGCCCGGAGAAGCCCCTCTTCGGTGCGATCGGCGACTCCGCTCCCGACCGCTGGGGGCGCGCGCTGATGCGCCGCGCCGAGCGCCGCCGCGCCGAGCGCGCAGGCGAGGCGCCGCGCACATTGCGCGAGATCGACTATCTGCTGAGGGTCGACGACCAGGTGCGCCAGGGAGCGCTGCGCTTCGCCGCCGATGCGAAGGGGCCCTTCCTCGCCGCCCGGGATGCCACCCCGATCCCGCCGCTGATCGACCTTCCGCGACTGCTCGCGGCTGCCGATCACGTGGCCGCGGAATCCGACAGCGATGAGGACCTGCGGCTGCTGATGGCGCCCGGCTCGTCGCTCGGCGGCACGCGGCCCAAGGCTTCCGTGATCGATCGTGACGGCCATCTCGCGATCGCGAAGTTCCCGAACGAGAACGATCCGTATGACACCGTCCGGTGGGAGGCGGTCGCTCTCGCGTTGGCCGAGGCTGCCGGCATCCCGGTGCCCGGATGGCGCGTCGAGAGGGTGGGCGACAGGTTCGTTCTCCTGCTTCGCCGCTTCGACCGGGCAGGGGTCGGGCGGATTCCCTTCCTCTCGGCCCTGAGCATGCTCGATGCCGTCGATCTCGAGACCCGCAGCTACCTCGAGTTCGTCGACGCCTTGCGCAGGTACGGCGCTGCACCGAAGGAGGACATGCACCAGCTCTGGCGCCGCCTCGTCTTCACGATCCTGATCTCGAATACCGACGATCACCTGCGCAATCACGGGTTCCTCCATGCCGGCCTCACGGGCTGGCGCCTGGCCCCCGCCTACGACCTCAATCCGGTCCCGGTCGACATCAAGCCGCGGATCCTCGCGACCGCGATCGACCTCGAGGACACGGCCGCCTCCCTCGATCTCGCCTTCGGCGTCATCGATTCCTTCGAGCTCGCCGCGGGGGAGGCTCGCGCGATCGCGGGCCAGGTCGGCCAGGCCGTCTCCCGCTGGCGCGCCGTCGCCAGGGAGCAGGGGCTCCCTGAAGCCGCGATCGACCGCATGGCGTCCGCCTTCGAGCATCCCGACCTCGCGGCGGCGCTGGCAGCGCGGCGATGACCCCGAGGGCCGCCGCGGCCTGCGCATAGGGCCAGGCCGGGGCGCTCAGGAATCCCCGGCGTCGAAGGCCCCCTCGAGGTGCTCGAGGCGCCAGGCGCCGTCCGGGCCCCGCTCGCAGGCGATCACGTCGAAGCGGGCGTGCAGCCCCGGCCGGCCGTGGGCGGCGAGCCAGGCGGCCGCCCCGCGCACGAGGCGGGCACGTTTGCGCCGGTCCACCGCCTCGGCGGGCGTGCCGGCGCCCCGGCTCGCGCGGGTCTTCACCTCGACGAAGGCGACCAGCGCCCCGCGTCCGGCGACGAGGTCGAGCTCGACGCCTCCGGCGCGCAGGTTGCGCGCGAGCACGCGCCAGCCGCGCGCCTCGAGCCAGGCGGCGGCGCGCGCCTCGCCCTCGATCCCGAGCGCGCGCCGGGCCGAGGGGTGCGGCGCGGGCGCGGGTCGCCCCGCCTCTCGTCGCCTGGAAGGCGGCCCCGGAGCTCGCATGGAGCGGACCTCGGCGGGACCGGTGGGGGAGGGCCCGACGGTAGCCCATCCTGTGCGCGCGATGGCCGGGACCCCGGGCGGCACCCTCCACCTCGTGGCGACCCCGATCGGGAACCTCGAGGACGTGACCCTGCGCGCGCTGCGGGTGCTGCGCGAGGCCGCGCTCGTCCTCGCCGAGGACACGCGGCGCACGCGCATCCTGCTCGACCGCCACGGCATCGCGGCCCGGCCCCGCTCGCTCCACGCGCACAACGAGGCGGCGCGCACGGCCGAGGTGCTGGCGGCGCTCGCCGCGGGCCGCGACGTGGCGCTCGTCTCGGACGCCGGAACACCCCTCGTCTCCGATCCCGGCGAGCGGCTGGTCGCGGCCGCGATCGCGGCGGGCCACCCGGTCGTACCGGTGCCGGGGCCCTCCGCGGTGCTGGCGGCGCTCGCCGGCTCGGGCCTCCCGCCCGTGCCCTTCGCCTTCCTCGGCTTCGCCCCGCGCCGCGCGGCCGAGCGCGCCGCGCGCTTCGCCCCCTTCCGCGGGCGGCCCGAGACGCTCGTCCTCTTCGAGTCCCCGCACCGGCTCGCCGCCACCCTGCGCGCCCTCGCCGAGGCCCTGGGCCCGCGCCCCGCCTGCGTCGCCCGCGAGCTCACGAAGCTCCACGAGGAGTGGGCCCGCGCCACGCTCCCGGCGCTCGCCGAGCGCTTCGCAGGCGGTACGCGCGGCGAGCTCACGATCGTGGTCGGCGGAGCGCCTCCGGGCGGGGTCGAGGGGCGCTCCGCGAGCGGCGGGGCCCACGGTGCCTCCCCGAACGAGCCGGACGGAGCACCTCGGCTCGGGCCGCGGATCGCCGCCATGCGCCGGGCGGGCCTCGGAGCGCGCGAGATCGCCGGCGTGCTGGCAAAGGAGCTCGGCTGCACGCGGCGCGAGGCCTACGCGCTCGTGCACCGGCACGGGGACGACGCGTAGCCGCCCGAGACCGGCTTCCCCGAGCGCCGCAATCCCCTCAGGCGCCTTCCAGGAGCGCCCGGAGCCCCGCCTCGTCGAGCACCGCGATCCCGAGCTCCTGCGCCCGGCGCAGCTTCGAGCCCGGGTCCTCGCCGGCCACGACGTAGTCGGTCTTCTTCGAGACCGAGCTCGTGACCTTCCCGCCCGCGGCCTCGATGCGGGCGCGCGCCTCCTCGCGGGTCAGGGACGCGAGCCCGCCGGTCAGCACGAAGGTCTTGCCGGCGAGGGGGCCCTCGCCGCGCGGGCGGCGCGTCCCGCGCGGCCAGTGGACGCCGAGCGCGACGAGCTGCTCCACCTCCTCGTGGTTCCGCGGGTCGGCGAAGAAGCGGACCACGCTCTCGGCGATCGTCGGGCCCACGCCCTCGATCGACTCGAGCTCCTCGCGCGAGGCCGCCGCCAGGGCGCCGAGGTCGCCCGCCACGTGCGCCGCCAGGAGCTCCGCCACGCCCTCGCCGACGTGACGGATCCCGAGCGCGATCAGGAAGCGGGCGAGGGTCGTGCGCTTCGAGCGCTCGAGGGCGGCGACGAGATTCGCGGCCGAGCGCTCGCCCATCCGCTCGAGGCCCGCGAGGGTGGCGGCGTCGAGCCGGTAGACGTCGGAGACGCGGCGCACCCGGCCCGCGGCGACGAGCTGGTCCACGAGCTTCTCGCCGAGGCCGTCGATGTCGAGGGCGCCGCGGCTCGCGAGGTGGCGGACGTTGTTCCGGAGCTGCGCCGGGCAGTCGAGGTTCGGGCAGCGCGCCACGGCCTCGCCCTCGAGGCGCACCACCCCCGCGCGGCACACCGGGCAGTGCGCCGGCAGGCGCCAGGGGCGGGCGCCGCGCGGGCGCTTCGCCGCCACCACCGCGACCACCTGCGGGATCACGTCGCCCGCACGCTGCACCACGACGGTGTCGCCCACGCGCACGTCCTTGCGCTCGACCTCGTCCGGGTTGTGGAGGCTCGCGTTCGAGACCGTGACGCCGCCCACGAAGACCGGGCGGAGCTTCGCGACCGGCGTGAGCGCCCCCGTGCGCCCCACCTGCACCTCGATCGCCTCGACGACGGTGGTCTCCTGCTCGGGCGGGAACTTGAAGGCGATCGCCCAGCGCGGCGAGCGCGGCAGCTCGCCGAGCTCGGCCTGGAGCGCGAGGCGGTCCACCTTGAGGACGGTGCCGTCGATCTCGACCGGGAGCGTGTCGCGCGCCGCCTGCAGGCGCGCGTGGTAGGCGAGGGCGGCCTCCGCGTCGGGGCAGGCCTCCGACTCCGCGCTCACGCGGAAGCCCCAGGCGCGGAGCAGCGCCAGCACCTTCATCTGCGTGTCGGCGGCGGGCGGGCGGCCCTCGGCGAGCAGGTAGGCGCGGAACTCGAGCGCGCGCAGCCGCGCGACGTCCACGTCGTCCTTCTGGCGCAGCGAGCCCGCGGCCGCGTTGCGCGGGTTCACGAAGGGCTCCTGCCCGCGCTCCTCGCGCTGGCGGTTCAAGCGGGCGAAGGCCGCGCGCGGGAGCACGACCTCGCCGCGCACCGAGACGCGCCCGGCCGGGGGCGAGCCCGCGAGCCGCTCCGGGATGCTGCGCACGTGGCGCAGGTTCGCCGTCACGTCCTCGCCGACCCGGCCGTCGCCGCGGGTGGCGCCCACCGCGAGCCGCCCGTCCTCGTAGACGAGCTCGACCGCCGCCCCGTCGAGCTTCGGCTCGCCGGCGTAGGCCACCGGGCCCTCGCTCCCGAGCAGGCGGCGGACGCGTTCGTCGAAGGCCCGGAAGCCGGCCTCGTCCATGGCGTTCTCGATGCTGAGCATCGGGACGCGGTGGGCGACGGGAGGGAAACCCGAGCCCCGGACCGAGACACCCACCCGGCGCGTGGGCGAGTCCGGGCGGACGAGCCCGGGATGCGCCTCCTCGAGCGCGCGCAGCTCGCGGAGCAGGCGGTCGTAGGCGGCGTCGGAGATCTCCGGGCGGTCTTCGACGTAGTAGAGGACGTCGTGCCGGCGGATCTCCTCGATGAGGAAGTCGATCCGGTGCTGCGCGGACTTGCGGTCCAAGGGCATCGGCCTCCCCGGGGGATTCCAGAGTAAAGATGGAATCCGCGTGCGGCGATGAGAGGGTTAGCCCGCCCCAGGGGCGCGAACCACGGGGACGCGCTCTTCGCGAAGCGGAGGAGAGACACCGCCGTGTACGAGGGGGAGGGCGCCGAGCTGCGCCCGGAGGATCGGCGCCTGGCCGACCTCGAGAGCGAGGTGCTGCGCACGGGGCGTGCGCTCCACGAGGCCAACCGCGAGCTGGCCGCGCTGCGCGAGCGCCTGCGCGGGGAGGCCGCCGAGCGCGAGGAGCTGCTCACCGTGGTGAGCCACGAGCTGCGGACGCCCTGCACCGTGATCCAGGGCTACAACCGCCTCCTCCTCTCGGGCCGCTTCGGGCCGCTCTCCGAGAAGCAGCGCCACTTCCTCGAGGAGAGCCAGAAGAGCTGCCAGCGCCTCAACACCTTCCTCGCCAATCTCCTCGAGACCGCGCGTGCGGGCCTCTCGGTGGGCCCGCTCGAGGTGGCCGAGGCGCCGCTCGGGCCGCTCGTCGAAGGGGTCGTGCGCCACCTCGCGCCGCTCCTCGACGAGCGCGGCCTGCGCGTGAGCCTCGCGCTCGACCCCGCCGCGCCGCGCGCGCGCTGCGACCCGCCGCGGGTCGAGCAGGTGCTCGTGAACCTGATCGGCAACGCGCTCGGCTTCGCGCCCGCCGGGAGCGCCATCGAGGTGACCTCGCGCGCGGTCGAGCAGGACGGGCGGCGCTTCGTCGAGATCGCCGTCCTCGACGCGGGCCCGGGCGTCGCGCCGCGCGACCGCGAGCGCATCTTCGAGCCCTACGTGCAGGCCGGCGACGGCCGCAAGGCGGGCGGTCTCGGCCTCGGCCTCGCGATCTGCCGGCGCATCGTCGAGGCGCACGGCGGGCGGATCGGCGTCGAGCCCCGGGCCGGCGGGGGGAGCCGCTTCGCCTTCACGCTGCCGGCGCCCGAGCCGCGCGCCGCCCGCGCGCTCGCCGAGGAGGCCGTCGCGCGATGAGCGTCGCCCGCACGCTCCCCCGCGGCCCGGGCCCGCGCGTCCTCGTCGTCGACGACGCCGAAGGGATCCGGACCTACCTCGCGAACCTCCTCGAGCTCCAGGGCTACCAGGTGGACACCGCCGAGGACGGCCGCCGCGCGCTCGCGCTCCTCGAGGCGGGCGCCGCGCCCGACGTGGTGCTGATGGACGTCATGATGCCCGGTCTCGACGGGATCGAGACCCTGCGCCGGCTGCGCGCCCTCGACCCGCGCGTCCCGGTGGTGGTGCTCTCGGTGGTCGGCAAGGCCAGCACGATCGTCGAGGCGATGCGGCTCGGCGCGGCCGACTACCTGAACAAGCCCTTCGAGGAAGAGGAGCTCGAGGCCACGCTGCGCAGCGTCCTCGAGCGCCGCGCGCTCGAGTGCGAGCGCGAGCGCCTGCTCACGGCACTCGACGAGAGCACGCGCGGCGCCGTCTGGCAGGGCCTTGCCATGCAGCGCGTGCGCCAGCTCGTGGACCAGGTGGCGCCCGTCAACGTGACGGTCCTGATCCAGGGCGAGAGCGGCGTTGGCAAGGAGGTGGTAGCGCGCGCGCTCCACGAGGGCTCGCCGCGCACGAAGCACGCCTTCGTGAAGGTCAACTGCGCAGCGCTCCCCGAGGACCTCCTCGAGAGCGAGCTCTTCGGCTACGAGCGCGGCGCGTTCACGGGCGCCGTGGCGCGCAAGCCCGGCAAGTTCGAGGTCGCCGACCGGGGCACCATCTTCCTGGACGAGATCGGCGAGATGAGCCCCGCCCTCCAGGCGAAGCTCCTCCAGGTGCTCCAGGACGCCACCTTCGCGCGCCTCGGCGGCAACCGCGAGATCCGGGTGGACGTGCGCGTCGTCTGCGCCACGCACCGCCCGCTCGAGCAGATGGTCGCCGCCGGCCAGTTCCGCGAGGACCTCTACCACCGGCTCGACGTCGTGGACATCGAGATCCCGCCCCTGCGCGAGCGCCGCGACGAGATCCCGCCGCTCGTCGAGCTCTTCCTGCGCCGCTTCGCCTCCCGCTACGGCCGCCCGCTGCGCCGCCCGAGCCCCGCCCTCATGCGCGCCTTCGACCGCTACGGCTTCCCGGGCAACATCCGCGAGCTCGAGAACCTGGTGAAGCGCGTGGTCGTCCTCGAGAGCGAGGAGCCGGTCCTCGACGAGCTCCTCTCGGGCGACCCCGTCCGGCGCGGCCCGAGCCGGCTCGCCGGCCTCATCGACGAGCTCGCCGCCAGCGCCGGCCAGGTGCCGCTCAAGGAGGTCGGCCACCGCGTCGCGCTCGAGGCCGAGCGCGAAGCCATCGACCGCGTCCTCGCCCGCACCCAGTGGAACCGCAAGAAGGCCGCCGGCCTGCTCGGGGTGTCGTACAAGACGCTGCTGCAGAAGATCCGGGAGTGTGGGCTGGAGGAGGGGTAGGGGCGCTTCAGCGCGTCCTTGCCGGTCCCCCTGCCTCGTCCGGCAGGAAGCGGCTGCGCTGGGCCTCGAAGGTCTCCTGGGCACGGGCGTAGTCGTCCTGCCGCCCGATGTCGAGCCAGTGGCCCGCGAACGGAAAGCTCATCACTCGCTCGCCCCTCCGCATCAGCTCGCGGAGCAGGTCGGGGACGTCGAAGGCGCCCTCGGGAAGCAGCGTCAGCACCCGGCGGGAGAGCGCGTAGACGCCCATCGAGACGGTGTAGGGCAGGATCGGCTTCTCACGGTACTCGACGATCCTCCCGTCGGAGGCCGTCTCGATCACTCCGAGGTCGATCCTCACCTCGCGCGCGTAGGTGCCGATCGTGGCGGCGTTGCCCTGCTTCCGGTGCTCGCCAAGCAGCGCTCCGTAGTCGAGGTCGGTGAGCAGATCACCGTTCATCACCAGGAAGTCGTCTTCGAGATCCGGGATCAATCGCAGCGGGCCGGCCGTTCCGAGCGGGCCCTCCTCGAGCGAGTAGTCGATCGCCACGCCGAAGCGCGAGCCGTCGCCGAAGAACGCACGCAACAGCTCGGCCAGGTGGCCCACGGCCAGGGTGATGCGGTGGAATCCGTAGTGGCGGAGCTGGCGGACGACCACCTCCAGGATCGGGATGTCGCCGAGTGGCATCAGCGGCTTCGGAAAGGCAACCGTATACGGTGCGAGCCGCGTCCCGCGGCCGCCGGCCAGGATCACTGCCCTCATACCGTGTAGGCCTCGGGGCGGTACAGGTGCAGATGCTCACGCACGAAGGCGAGCGTCTCCTTGAGACCGTCATCGAGGCTCCAGCGCGGCTTCCAGCCGCACCGCTCGCTGGCCTTCCGGGCGTCGCAGACGAGCTCGAAGACCTCGGACTTCTCGGGCCGCAGGCGCTGGCTGTCGCTTCGGAGACGGACCCGGGGGCGCCCGGCGAGCTCCAGGATCCGCCGCGCCAGGTCGCCGATCGTGATGCCACGACCGGAGCCGACGTTGGTCACGACGCCCAGGCAGGCGTCGGAAGACGCAACCGCCAGGAAGCCTTCGACGGTGTCGGCGACGTAGTTGAGGTCGCGCACCGGATCGAGGGAGCCGAGGGCGACCTCCTCGCGTCCTGCTAGCACCTGGGCGGCGATCGTCGGGATCACGGCCCGCGCCGACTGGCGCGGCCCGTAGGTGTTGAACGGGCGG is drawn from Deltaproteobacteria bacterium and contains these coding sequences:
- a CDS encoding sugar phosphate nucleotidyltransferase; its protein translation is MRAVILAGGRGTRLAPYTVAFPKPLMPLGDIPILEVVVRQLRHYGFHRITLAVGHLAELLRAFFGDGSRFGVAIDYSLEEGPLGTAGPLRLIPDLEDDFLVMNGDLLTDLDYGALLGEHRKQGNAATIGTYAREVRIDLGVIETASDGRIVEYREKPILPYTVSMGVYALSRRVLTLLPEGAFDVPDLLRELMRRGERVMSFPFAGHWLDIGRQDDYARAQETFEAQRSRFLPDEAGGPARTR